One Lacipirellulaceae bacterium DNA window includes the following coding sequences:
- the atpD gene encoding F0F1 ATP synthase subunit beta, translating to MSTATANNVGHITQVIGSTFDVEFAEDSLPAIYNAVKVDSETKGVKISLTGEVQQQLGGGRVRCVALGSTDGLIRGQECIDTGKPVTVPVGEATLGRVFNVIGDAVDGRGEVAAEEHWPIHREAPPLEDLSTKTELFETGIKVVDLLTPFVRGGKAGLFGGAGLGKTVILTELIARIASAHGGYSVFAGVGERTREGTDLWLEMQEAKIGDTGKSVIDQTCMVFGQMNEPPGSRLRVALSALTMAEYFRDKTGADTLLFVDNIFRFSQAGSEVSALLGRMPSAVGYQPTLASEMGALQERIASTKNGAITSVQAVYVPADDPTDPAPATAFGQLDAFLYLERSISEKGIYPAVDPLASSSRILDPQYVGERHYNCARRVQTTLQRYRELQDIIAILGVDELSEDDKMIVHRARRIERFLSQPFLVAEVFTGKPGEITSLDDTIRSFEEICDGKWDHLSEDAFMYVGPIEQAEEQWKKSQK from the coding sequence ATGTCAACTGCAACAGCAAACAACGTCGGACACATCACGCAGGTTATCGGCTCGACTTTCGATGTCGAATTCGCCGAAGATAGCCTTCCCGCGATCTATAACGCGGTGAAAGTCGATTCGGAAACCAAGGGTGTGAAGATCAGCCTTACCGGTGAGGTGCAGCAACAATTGGGTGGCGGTCGCGTTCGCTGCGTTGCTTTGGGTTCGACTGATGGTCTAATCCGCGGGCAGGAGTGCATCGACACCGGTAAGCCTGTGACAGTACCCGTTGGTGAAGCGACGCTCGGCCGTGTGTTCAACGTGATCGGTGACGCAGTCGATGGCCGTGGCGAAGTGGCCGCGGAAGAGCATTGGCCAATTCACCGTGAAGCTCCGCCGTTGGAAGATCTTTCAACCAAGACTGAGCTCTTCGAAACCGGCATCAAAGTGGTCGACTTGCTCACGCCGTTTGTGCGTGGTGGTAAGGCCGGTCTGTTTGGTGGTGCGGGTCTGGGGAAGACCGTTATTCTCACCGAGCTGATCGCTCGTATTGCGAGTGCCCACGGTGGTTATTCCGTGTTTGCTGGCGTCGGTGAGAGGACGCGCGAGGGAACGGACCTCTGGTTGGAAATGCAGGAAGCCAAGATCGGTGACACGGGCAAAAGCGTTATTGACCAAACCTGCATGGTGTTTGGCCAGATGAACGAACCACCTGGGTCGCGTCTCCGCGTGGCTCTGTCCGCTTTGACGATGGCCGAATACTTCCGTGATAAGACGGGTGCGGACACATTGTTGTTCGTCGATAACATTTTCCGCTTCTCCCAAGCGGGCTCGGAGGTGTCAGCTCTCTTGGGTCGTATGCCATCTGCCGTGGGTTATCAGCCGACGTTAGCGAGCGAGATGGGTGCCCTCCAAGAACGAATCGCTTCGACGAAGAACGGTGCGATCACCTCGGTACAGGCTGTCTATGTGCCTGCGGACGATCCGACCGACCCCGCCCCGGCGACAGCGTTTGGTCAGTTGGACGCGTTCCTTTACTTGGAACGTTCAATTTCTGAAAAGGGTATTTATCCTGCGGTCGATCCGCTCGCTTCATCGAGCCGTATTCTCGATCCGCAGTATGTGGGTGAACGCCATTACAACTGTGCTCGTAGGGTACAGACGACCTTGCAGCGTTACCGCGAACTGCAGGACATCATCGCGATTCTTGGTGTCGACGAGCTAAGCGAAGACGACAAGATGATCGTCCACCGTGCCCGTCGTATCGAACGATTCCTCTCGCAACCGTTCCTCGTGGCGGAAGTATTCACCGGCAAACCAGGTGAAATCACCTCGCTCGACGACACGATTCGCAGCTTCGAAGAAATTTGCGACGGCAAGTGGGATCACCTCTCTGAGGATGCCTTCATGTACGTCGGCCCGATTGAGCAAGCCGAAGAACAGTGGAAGAAGAGCCAGAAGTAG
- the atpG gene encoding ATP synthase F1 subunit gamma: protein MANSRALDKRRKSIRNIRKITRTMELIATARFKKAMDRAAAATAYTNQITQLVRDLTKTGLEVSHPLLEKREEVTNGKLLVLTANRGLCGGFNGNLTRAGLNRWKEIQAEVPNCTLEVAGKRGISGFEFRGHQPDESFTHFEDKPTFAEVDVIANRYLEAYTLGELDRLDVVYMKFNSIARQEVAVETLLPLGSIGDDDSEGEEAGGQSQYEFLPSPESILEEVVPTSFKVKLFKCFLDSAVSEQIARMVAMKSATENAGELIKSLSMQYNRARQGQITSELMDLIGGVEALN from the coding sequence ATGGCAAATTCCAGAGCACTTGATAAACGACGCAAGTCGATCCGGAACATCCGCAAGATCACGCGGACGATGGAGTTGATCGCCACAGCGCGATTCAAGAAAGCGATGGACCGCGCTGCCGCAGCGACGGCTTACACGAACCAAATCACACAGCTTGTCCGTGACCTCACCAAGACGGGACTAGAAGTAAGTCACCCGCTACTTGAGAAGCGTGAAGAGGTGACCAACGGCAAGCTCTTGGTGTTGACGGCCAATCGTGGTTTGTGCGGTGGTTTTAACGGCAATCTGACTCGTGCCGGATTGAATCGGTGGAAAGAGATTCAGGCTGAGGTCCCGAATTGCACCCTGGAAGTTGCCGGTAAACGAGGCATCAGTGGATTTGAGTTCCGCGGCCATCAACCCGACGAGTCGTTCACGCATTTTGAAGACAAGCCGACCTTTGCCGAGGTTGACGTCATTGCAAATCGGTACCTCGAAGCCTACACGCTTGGGGAGTTGGATCGGCTGGATGTCGTCTACATGAAGTTCAATTCGATCGCCCGTCAGGAAGTCGCGGTTGAAACCTTACTTCCCCTCGGATCAATCGGTGATGACGACAGTGAGGGAGAAGAGGCAGGCGGGCAGTCGCAGTACGAATTCCTACCCTCGCCTGAGAGTATCCTCGAGGAAGTCGTCCCGACCAGCTTCAAAGTCAAGCTGTTTAAGTGCTTCCTCGACTCGGCCGTGAGCGAACAGATCGCTCGGATGGTCGCAATGAAGAGTGCTACCGAAAACGCTGGCGAGCTGATCAAGTCGCTCAGTATGCAATACAACCGTGCCCGTCAGGGGCAAATTACCTCGGAACTGATGGATTTGATTGGTGGCGTCGAAGCGCTCAATTGA
- the atpA gene encoding F0F1 ATP synthase subunit alpha — MKFNSDEIASVIQKEIENYSAQIDVREVGRVLEVGDGIAQVYGLSGVMAGEMVEFANGTIGLAFNLEENSVGIIILGDYLEINEGDEVRSTGKLLSVPVGDELLGRVVDPLGNPLDGKGPIVTNNRRDVEVIATGVAERQPVGEPLQTGIKAVDAMTPIGRGQRELIIGDRKTGKTAIAIDAIINQRDSGVKCFYVAVGQKESTVAGVVEQLREAGAMDYTTVIVAGASDPAPLQYVAPYAGTAMAEEYMFNGGHALVVYDDLSKQAVAYRQLSLLMRRPPGREAFPGDVFYCHSRLLERSAKLSDELGGGSITSLPIIETLEGEVSAYIPTNVISITDGQIYLQPDLFFAGIKPAMNAGISVSRVGGAAQIKAMKKVAGGLRLDLASFRELEAFAQLGTDLDPATQARLDRGYRMVELLKQGQYAPLDVIDQVFVIYAGTKGHLDKVPVDRIAEWEDKFLTFMKDQKPEIGKAIEESGDLKDDVAEQLETALKEFEAQHDFVPDEEEVAATA, encoded by the coding sequence ATGAAATTCAATAGCGACGAAATCGCCTCGGTCATTCAAAAAGAGATCGAAAACTACTCCGCTCAAATCGACGTCCGCGAAGTCGGTCGCGTTTTGGAAGTGGGTGACGGTATCGCCCAGGTGTACGGCCTTTCCGGTGTGATGGCCGGTGAAATGGTCGAGTTCGCCAACGGAACGATCGGCTTGGCGTTTAACCTGGAAGAAAACTCGGTCGGTATCATCATTCTTGGTGACTACCTCGAGATCAACGAGGGCGACGAAGTCCGCTCGACCGGCAAACTGCTTTCAGTGCCCGTGGGTGATGAACTGCTTGGCCGTGTGGTCGATCCGCTGGGCAATCCTCTCGATGGCAAAGGACCGATCGTCACCAACAACCGTCGCGACGTGGAAGTGATCGCCACAGGTGTTGCCGAGCGGCAGCCCGTGGGCGAGCCATTGCAAACTGGGATCAAAGCCGTCGATGCGATGACCCCGATTGGTCGCGGCCAACGTGAACTGATCATTGGTGACCGCAAGACCGGCAAGACGGCCATTGCTATCGACGCGATCATCAACCAGCGCGATTCGGGCGTGAAGTGCTTCTACGTGGCCGTCGGTCAGAAGGAATCGACTGTGGCTGGCGTCGTTGAGCAGCTTCGCGAAGCGGGTGCCATGGACTACACCACGGTGATTGTCGCCGGGGCGAGTGACCCTGCTCCTCTGCAGTACGTCGCTCCTTATGCCGGTACGGCTATGGCTGAAGAGTACATGTTCAATGGCGGCCACGCTTTGGTGGTTTACGATGATCTCTCCAAGCAGGCGGTCGCCTATCGACAACTCTCGTTGTTGATGCGTCGTCCGCCGGGACGTGAAGCATTCCCCGGTGACGTGTTCTACTGTCACAGTCGTTTGTTGGAACGTTCCGCGAAGCTAAGTGACGAGCTTGGCGGCGGTTCGATTACTTCACTGCCAATCATCGAAACGCTTGAGGGTGAGGTTTCCGCCTACATTCCGACCAACGTGATTTCGATTACCGACGGACAGATTTATCTGCAACCGGACTTGTTCTTCGCGGGTATTAAGCCGGCGATGAACGCTGGTATTTCGGTTTCGCGTGTCGGTGGTGCTGCTCAAATTAAGGCGATGAAGAAGGTCGCCGGTGGTTTGCGTCTCGACTTGGCTTCGTTCCGTGAACTTGAAGCGTTTGCTCAGCTTGGTACCGATCTCGATCCGGCCACGCAGGCACGCCTGGATCGCGGCTACCGCATGGTTGAGCTGCTGAAGCAAGGCCAGTACGCGCCGCTCGACGTGATCGATCAGGTGTTTGTGATCTATGCGGGTACCAAGGGACATCTTGATAAGGTGCCTGTTGATCGGATTGCTGAATGGGAAGACAAGTTCCTGACTTTCATGAAGGATCAGAAGCCTGAGATTGGCAAAGCAATCGAGGAGTCAGGCGACTTGAAAGATGATGTTGCTGAACAACTCGAAACAGCGTTGAAAGAGTTTGAAGCACAACACGACTTTGTCCCCGACGAAGAGGAAGTCGCCGCCACCGCGTAA
- the atpH gene encoding ATP synthase F1 subunit delta, translated as MADLSDQPKHDNVFDVDAERLGKVYAQAGLDAAGDLSSQGSLAEELSSIVTDILEKHSEMEEVFRSELISQDEKLELLDRVFGGRASNALLNLLKVMTKHGRLGMIREVARSAYEMWEERSGRVRVELEIPQPIDDALQGEILASLGKVLGADPHVETRINPELLAGFVVRVGDKVYDASARTRLENSRQGMVEHAIEAIQQHPEQFIDRAAAPPTEG; from the coding sequence ATGGCAGACCTGTCTGACCAACCTAAGCATGACAATGTGTTCGACGTTGATGCCGAACGCCTTGGCAAGGTCTACGCCCAGGCGGGTTTGGATGCCGCTGGTGATCTGTCGTCGCAAGGCTCGCTGGCCGAGGAATTATCAAGCATCGTCACCGATATCCTTGAGAAACACTCGGAGATGGAAGAGGTCTTCCGCTCGGAATTGATTTCGCAGGACGAAAAGTTGGAGTTGCTAGATCGCGTCTTTGGAGGGCGAGCTTCCAATGCTTTGTTAAACCTGCTGAAGGTGATGACGAAGCATGGTCGGCTCGGCATGATTCGCGAAGTCGCTCGTAGTGCCTATGAGATGTGGGAAGAGCGTTCAGGTCGAGTGCGAGTCGAGTTAGAAATTCCCCAGCCGATTGATGATGCTTTACAGGGAGAGATCCTCGCTTCCTTAGGCAAAGTGCTCGGCGCGGACCCCCATGTGGAGACACGAATCAACCCCGAACTACTGGCAGGATTCGTTGTTCGCGTCGGCGACAAAGTCTACGACGCTTCTGCCCGTACGCGGCTGGAGAACTCACGGCAAGGCATGGTCGAACATGCCATCGAGGCGATCCAGCAACACCCTGAACAATTTATTGATCGTGCCGCGGCTCCGCCGACAGAAGGCTAG
- the atpF gene encoding F0F1 ATP synthase subunit B, giving the protein MSKFILGLSPLFSLVLLASLTTSVVHAEDAGDGPALSEAGGDEKAHGGGHGGGHHDPGHANAAAGMDSPAEWSTQLAVYTFIVFWLLLAILAKAAWPKISSALVEREKHIEGQIAAAEGKHEEAKRLLAEHEAKLASAADEVRGMLEEARRDAEATKEQIVSEARAAAEQEQQRGIREIEIAADHAMKNMAEHSANLAIQMAGKVIRQNISPDTQATLVRESLAQLPSNN; this is encoded by the coding sequence ATGAGCAAGTTCATTTTGGGTTTAAGCCCGCTGTTTTCGCTGGTGTTGTTGGCTTCGCTGACCACCTCGGTTGTTCATGCTGAGGATGCCGGCGATGGTCCGGCATTGTCGGAGGCTGGCGGCGATGAGAAAGCGCATGGTGGAGGCCACGGTGGTGGTCATCACGACCCAGGCCATGCCAACGCCGCCGCCGGAATGGATAGCCCAGCGGAATGGAGTACCCAGCTTGCTGTTTACACCTTCATCGTTTTCTGGCTCTTGTTAGCGATTCTCGCGAAAGCCGCGTGGCCGAAGATTAGTTCGGCCCTCGTGGAACGTGAGAAGCATATTGAGGGTCAGATTGCGGCTGCCGAAGGCAAGCACGAGGAAGCGAAACGTTTGCTTGCTGAGCACGAAGCGAAGCTGGCGAGTGCGGCCGACGAAGTCCGTGGCATGCTTGAGGAAGCTCGCCGCGATGCGGAAGCAACCAAGGAGCAGATCGTCTCGGAAGCTCGCGCAGCTGCAGAGCAAGAGCAGCAACGCGGAATTCGCGAAATCGAGATTGCCGCGGATCACGCGATGAAAAATATGGCGGAGCACAGTGCGAACTTGGCGATTCAAATGGCGGGGAAGGTAATTCGTCAGAATATCTCGCCCGACACGCAGGCCACGTTGGTTCGCGAATCGTTGGCTCAGCTTCCCAGCAACAACTAG
- the atpE gene encoding ATP synthase F0 subunit C, whose protein sequence is MTKVAKIFVWSLFAVVILASPAAAADGSSISFSGAIGAGVVTLGAAMGIGKLASSALESMARQPEVAGSIQTAMIIAAALIEGFTFYALFICSQQNPWAAG, encoded by the coding sequence GTGACTAAGGTAGCTAAGATTTTTGTCTGGAGTCTGTTCGCGGTAGTGATCCTGGCCTCGCCAGCCGCCGCGGCTGACGGTTCTTCGATCAGTTTTTCAGGTGCCATCGGCGCAGGCGTTGTAACGCTTGGTGCGGCAATGGGCATTGGCAAGCTTGCTAGCTCAGCGCTTGAGAGCATGGCTCGCCAGCCTGAGGTTGCAGGTAGCATTCAGACAGCCATGATTATTGCGGCAGCTCTTATCGAAGGTTTCACCTTCTACGCTCTGTTTATCTGCTCTCAGCAAAACCCATGGGCAGCAGGTTAA
- the atpB gene encoding F0F1 ATP synthase subunit A produces the protein MSDLLHIKDSFYFEVPNGLWRSERSKREELPSHFVRNDEDYQDWEAERQYESLKELKGLEDLPAFDSLKSDFDHWRHENSNFGKPFDRFLEEAESQGWFQKQMALGKYAQQLTKEEESAEQWRERETSANVMREDWRVAKAQAEDLEAYYEETPAWSAEKIREYNDSLHGKILIPQPFAKLQNNYQVESGFGISKFMILMLLVAAGILWAFNKLAKKVENGRPAHGKLWNLFETFLLFIRDEVARPAIGKHDADRFVPLLWTIFLFVLGCNLLGMLPWLGAPTGSFSVTVGMALVTFATVLVAGSLRFGVVGFWKNQVPSMDLPFPLGYLIKPMLFAIEVLGLLIKHLVLGIRLVANMVAGHLVLLAIMGLAVAAARAGSDNFTITAVISIVGSALFSLLELFVAFLQAYVFTFLSALFIGSAVHHH, from the coding sequence ATGTCCGACCTGTTGCACATCAAAGACAGCTTCTACTTCGAGGTGCCCAACGGACTGTGGCGATCGGAACGTTCGAAGCGCGAAGAGCTGCCGAGCCACTTCGTCCGCAACGATGAAGACTACCAAGATTGGGAAGCCGAACGGCAGTATGAGTCGCTGAAGGAGTTGAAGGGGCTCGAAGACCTTCCGGCCTTTGACTCGCTCAAGTCAGACTTCGACCATTGGCGTCACGAAAACAGCAACTTCGGCAAGCCGTTCGACCGCTTTCTCGAAGAAGCCGAGAGCCAAGGCTGGTTCCAGAAACAAATGGCACTTGGCAAATATGCTCAGCAACTGACCAAGGAAGAGGAGTCGGCTGAGCAGTGGCGTGAGCGAGAGACTTCAGCTAACGTCATGCGAGAGGATTGGCGAGTTGCGAAGGCCCAGGCTGAAGACCTTGAAGCGTATTATGAGGAAACGCCCGCTTGGTCAGCCGAGAAGATTCGCGAGTACAACGACAGCCTGCATGGCAAGATCCTCATTCCTCAGCCGTTCGCCAAACTGCAGAACAATTATCAGGTTGAGTCAGGCTTCGGAATCTCGAAGTTCATGATTCTGATGCTGTTGGTTGCTGCAGGGATCCTGTGGGCATTCAACAAGCTGGCAAAGAAGGTTGAGAATGGTCGGCCTGCTCACGGCAAGTTGTGGAATCTGTTTGAAACCTTCTTGCTATTCATTCGTGATGAGGTCGCGCGTCCTGCGATCGGAAAGCACGATGCCGATCGTTTCGTGCCGCTGCTGTGGACGATTTTCTTGTTCGTTCTTGGGTGTAATTTGCTCGGGATGCTGCCCTGGTTGGGAGCACCAACTGGTAGCTTTAGCGTGACTGTTGGCATGGCCCTTGTCACGTTCGCTACCGTTCTGGTCGCTGGTTCACTGAGGTTCGGTGTTGTCGGCTTTTGGAAGAATCAAGTGCCATCGATGGACCTACCGTTCCCGCTCGGATACCTCATCAAGCCGATGCTGTTTGCCATTGAGGTGCTGGGCTTGCTGATTAAGCACTTGGTGCTGGGTATCCGGTTGGTTGCCAACATGGTTGCGGGCCACTTGGTGCTCTTGGCGATCATGGGATTGGCCGTGGCTGCCGCTAGGGCGGGCTCAGATAACTTTACGATCACCGCGGTCATCTCCATTGTGGGATCCGCGTTATTTAGTTTGCTCGAATTGTTCGTAGCCTTTTTGCAGGCCTACGTTTTTACATTTTTGTCCGCCCTCTTCATCGGCTCAGCCGTGCATCATCACTGA
- a CDS encoding AtpZ/AtpI family protein: protein MASPDPEQPMAAAMQWVSRIFAAAMLMVLPGLAGQWLDGKLGTSFLVLIGFAGGLIAGMAYLIAQTKQAELRRQKHNRENPTDSREDKA, encoded by the coding sequence ATGGCTTCTCCCGATCCCGAGCAGCCCATGGCCGCGGCCATGCAGTGGGTGAGTCGAATCTTTGCGGCAGCCATGCTCATGGTTTTGCCGGGCCTTGCTGGGCAGTGGTTGGACGGCAAGTTAGGGACCAGCTTTCTGGTTCTGATTGGCTTCGCTGGAGGCTTGATTGCTGGCATGGCCTACCTGATCGCTCAGACGAAGCAGGCGGAACTGAGAAGGCAAAAACACAATCGCGAGAACCCGACCGATTCTCGTGAAGATAAGGCTTAG
- a CDS encoding DUF4912 domain-containing protein, whose protein sequence is MTASKLRSYTAKDLAQMAREKGVSGWHSMRKEQLVKALIQQSKKRSRNGAAKSNINGKASPTSAKTLRKINQLQQKLASIKNLAASSESKTVERDRLVVMVRDPYWLHAYWELGQKSIDRAQAAMGQHWHSATPVLRLLTIDREGHAQLERDIEIHGGVQNWYLDVQDPPNSYRLEIGYLAADESFHCLARSNEVSTPPAGTSDAVDNNWADVAEKADRIFAMSGGYTPEGASRELQEILEERLQRPLGTPMKTKFGSGAAGREQSNLQFAVDAEAIVYGAADRNSHVTLKGEPVPLREDGTFTVRISMPDRRQVIPVVASSADGAEQQTIILAIERNTKVMEKIVRDVTG, encoded by the coding sequence ATGACAGCCTCCAAACTTCGTTCGTACACTGCCAAAGACCTTGCGCAAATGGCGCGGGAAAAAGGGGTATCCGGTTGGCATTCGATGCGTAAGGAACAACTTGTTAAAGCACTGATCCAGCAGAGCAAGAAACGTTCTCGTAACGGGGCAGCCAAGTCTAATATCAATGGCAAGGCCAGCCCAACCAGCGCGAAGACCCTTCGCAAAATCAACCAACTGCAGCAAAAGCTCGCCTCGATCAAGAATCTTGCCGCCTCCAGCGAGTCGAAGACGGTTGAACGAGATCGACTCGTTGTGATGGTCCGCGATCCCTACTGGCTTCACGCCTATTGGGAGCTCGGGCAGAAAAGCATTGATCGCGCCCAAGCCGCCATGGGGCAGCACTGGCACAGCGCTACTCCCGTGCTTCGCTTGCTCACGATCGACAGGGAAGGGCACGCCCAGCTTGAACGCGACATCGAGATCCACGGAGGCGTCCAGAACTGGTACCTCGACGTTCAAGACCCGCCCAATAGCTATCGCCTTGAAATCGGCTACCTGGCAGCGGATGAAAGCTTTCATTGCCTTGCCCGCAGCAACGAGGTTTCCACCCCACCTGCGGGGACAAGCGACGCGGTCGATAACAACTGGGCCGATGTCGCTGAGAAGGCAGATCGCATCTTCGCCATGAGCGGCGGTTACACGCCTGAAGGGGCCAGTCGAGAACTTCAAGAGATCCTCGAAGAACGCCTGCAGCGGCCACTCGGCACACCGATGAAGACGAAGTTCGGTAGCGGAGCTGCCGGAAGAGAACAGAGCAATTTGCAGTTTGCCGTCGATGCTGAAGCAATCGTCTACGGAGCGGCAGATCGCAACTCTCATGTGACGCTCAAAGGCGAGCCCGTCCCGCTTCGGGAAGACGGCACTTTCACCGTCCGCATTAGCATGCCCGATCGCCGTCAGGTGATTCCCGTGGTGGCTAGTTCCGCCGACGGGGCCGAACAGCAAACAATCATTCTGGCCATCGAGCGCAATACGAAGGTCATGGAAAAGATCGTTCGAGACGTGACGGGCTAA
- the larE gene encoding ATP-dependent sacrificial sulfur transferase LarE, whose amino-acid sequence MSGTPFSIPEVDSRLVASLAKLESCVVAFSGGVDSAVVAKAAKLALGDRALAVTGTSVSLAEGELDIARRVASSIGIRHEVIRTDELADDSYLANNPDRCFHCKTELYGILSRYASDHGYIHVVAGANFDDLGDFRPGLQAASNHGVMNPLAECQITKPQVRELAKAWDLEVWDKPATPCLSSRVVYGLEITPERLSRIDAAERILRELGLTTVRVRCHQDELARLEVPLAELPHLCEENVRTKLVAGFRALGFGYVTVDLEGFRSGSFQQLVPLEELQASRA is encoded by the coding sequence ATGAGCGGTACTCCTTTCTCAATTCCTGAAGTTGACAGCCGACTAGTCGCCTCGCTCGCAAAGCTAGAAAGCTGCGTCGTAGCTTTCTCCGGTGGTGTCGACAGTGCGGTTGTTGCGAAGGCAGCTAAACTGGCCCTTGGCGACCGCGCACTTGCCGTGACTGGCACCAGTGTCAGCCTTGCCGAGGGGGAGCTCGACATAGCCCGGCGGGTTGCTTCGTCTATTGGCATTCGCCACGAGGTCATCCGCACCGACGAGCTGGCCGACGATTCTTATTTGGCGAACAATCCTGACCGCTGCTTCCATTGCAAGACGGAACTGTACGGTATCTTAAGTCGTTATGCTTCCGATCATGGCTACATTCATGTCGTCGCTGGAGCTAACTTCGACGATCTGGGTGACTTCCGTCCCGGCTTGCAAGCGGCCTCCAACCACGGCGTGATGAATCCACTAGCCGAGTGCCAAATCACCAAGCCGCAGGTCCGCGAATTAGCAAAAGCTTGGGACCTTGAGGTTTGGGACAAACCGGCGACCCCCTGTCTTTCCAGCCGTGTGGTCTATGGGCTGGAGATTACCCCCGAACGGCTTTCCCGCATTGATGCCGCAGAGCGAATCCTGCGTGAGTTGGGGCTCACAACCGTGCGAGTCCGCTGCCATCAGGACGAACTCGCTCGCCTGGAAGTTCCACTCGCTGAACTGCCACATCTTTGTGAGGAAAACGTACGCACGAAGCTGGTCGCGGGGTTCCGCGCGTTAGGCTTCGGTTACGTGACGGTCGACTTAGAGGGGTTTCGCTCGGGGAGCTTTCAGCAGTTGGTACCTTTGGAAGAGCTGCAAGCTTCGCGGGCGTAG